A stretch of Gemmatimonas aurantiaca T-27 DNA encodes these proteins:
- a CDS encoding peptidase domain-containing ABC transporter gives MTTLASTLSSVLTKASHHPVVGQLDDADCGPAALLTVIRAFGGKATLPDIRSQCLRDPRGASLADLVSCANHMGFSARAASGSLDQLQACTLPCIAHVVNERGRPHYVVVQSIGRTVRIGDPALGPRKLSREHFEEMWKSRAVLLFEDRAPVPPLTLHVPQIQWTLNLLMESKALLAQATFLIMLGTAGSILSSLVAAQLVTRSVPAGQSSSIYALAGALLGIGMARALIGFARHLFVSRASERLVRRLHTVLLEALLNVPERLFHSGLLGNHGARLVDVQIAQIQLLRSLSTIGSDILLLTVTCVVIAFISAALLPFLLIAVGILAIGLRRHFRRLRESSLRVASAYSDLEERFREVLSGSRDLRFANACSFGMNMYEQRVSTFAALQYRVASSLGSLTLSSELIGAMVLSGIVGYAAMHVLGGQLRRDELFMLYIVGGLAVPSIVRVLDSVNSLQTALVAATRIEELQTSSDRSSRSLSSTPVSIALETASLRRAAQMPVWENVNFVVRRGELVTLEGPSGCGKSSLVAVIAGHLRLTTGNIHVEGSDGQRLADDELEHVVALIPATTIIFSRTVLENIALGRPIPALTIQALAVEAGLWSLLERLPNGLHTVVGHGGHPLSAGEQQAIGVLRVLVAKPPFIAIDEGLNALDEPRAAQVLSAVVGSSWRPGVILISHSAKLRALAHTHYSLRVRENRNGHDAVTS, from the coding sequence ATGACCACTCTCGCATCGACACTCTCGTCCGTTCTGACGAAGGCATCCCATCATCCCGTCGTCGGGCAGTTGGATGACGCGGACTGCGGGCCGGCCGCTCTGCTGACCGTGATTCGCGCCTTTGGTGGGAAGGCGACGCTGCCTGATATTCGAAGCCAGTGTCTACGCGATCCACGAGGCGCCTCCCTTGCCGATCTGGTCTCTTGCGCCAATCACATGGGCTTCAGCGCACGTGCCGCGTCCGGCAGTCTCGACCAACTACAGGCGTGCACATTGCCGTGCATCGCCCATGTCGTGAATGAACGTGGACGCCCGCACTATGTGGTCGTGCAATCCATCGGCCGCACAGTACGGATTGGGGATCCGGCGCTTGGGCCGAGAAAACTCTCCCGAGAGCACTTTGAAGAAATGTGGAAGAGTCGGGCCGTACTGCTCTTCGAAGACCGTGCGCCCGTTCCTCCATTGACCTTGCATGTTCCGCAAATCCAATGGACGCTGAATCTGCTGATGGAGTCCAAGGCCCTGCTCGCGCAGGCCACATTCCTCATCATGCTTGGTACAGCGGGGTCGATTCTCTCCTCGCTGGTCGCCGCGCAACTGGTCACAAGATCCGTACCCGCGGGGCAGTCCAGTTCGATCTATGCGCTCGCCGGCGCGCTGCTGGGCATCGGGATGGCGCGTGCCCTCATCGGGTTTGCCAGACATCTATTCGTATCACGGGCCTCCGAACGCCTGGTGCGGCGCCTTCACACCGTGCTGCTGGAAGCCCTGCTCAACGTGCCGGAGCGGCTGTTTCATTCCGGACTATTGGGCAATCACGGCGCCCGGTTGGTCGACGTGCAGATTGCGCAAATACAACTCCTGCGCTCGCTGTCCACCATCGGTTCGGACATCCTGCTGCTGACCGTGACGTGCGTGGTCATTGCGTTCATCAGTGCTGCACTGCTCCCCTTTCTCCTCATCGCCGTTGGCATCCTCGCGATCGGGCTTCGTCGGCACTTTCGCCGACTTCGGGAGTCGAGTCTTCGTGTGGCATCCGCCTACTCCGATCTGGAGGAGCGCTTCAGGGAGGTGCTCTCCGGTAGTCGGGACCTTCGATTTGCGAACGCCTGTTCGTTCGGAATGAATATGTACGAGCAGCGCGTGAGCACATTCGCCGCCCTGCAGTACCGAGTTGCCTCCTCTCTGGGATCCCTGACGCTCTCATCGGAGTTGATCGGCGCCATGGTACTCTCCGGAATAGTGGGCTACGCCGCGATGCATGTGCTGGGTGGCCAACTGCGACGCGACGAGCTGTTCATGCTCTACATCGTGGGCGGATTGGCCGTACCCAGCATCGTGCGGGTGCTGGACTCGGTGAATTCCCTGCAGACGGCCTTGGTCGCCGCGACCCGCATCGAAGAGCTGCAGACGAGCAGTGATCGCTCTTCTCGATCACTATCGAGCACTCCGGTCTCGATTGCCCTCGAGACCGCGTCGCTGCGTCGGGCTGCCCAAATGCCCGTGTGGGAGAATGTCAATTTTGTGGTGCGACGCGGAGAGCTGGTCACACTCGAAGGGCCCAGTGGATGCGGAAAGTCGTCACTGGTCGCTGTCATTGCCGGGCATTTGCGGCTCACCACGGGAAACATCCACGTGGAAGGAAGCGATGGTCAGCGGTTGGCCGACGATGAACTGGAGCATGTGGTCGCGCTGATCCCTGCCACCACCATCATCTTCTCCCGCACGGTGCTCGAAAATATCGCGCTCGGACGGCCGATCCCTGCATTGACCATTCAAGCGCTGGCCGTGGAAGCAGGGCTGTGGAGTCTGCTGGAACGCTTGCCGAACGGGCTGCACACCGTGGTTGGACACGGTGGACATCCACTCTCTGCGGGAGAGCAACAGGCGATCGGAGTGCTTCGAGTGCTGGTGGCCAAGCCACCGTTCATCGCGATCGATGAAGGACTCAATGCGTTGGATGAACCACGCGCGGCACAGGTCCTGTCGGCCGTGGTGGGTAGCTCATGGCGCCCCGGTGTGATTCTGATTTCACACAGCGCCAAACTCCGGGCGCTCGCCCACACTCACTATTCACTGCGGGTTCGGGAGAATCGGAATGGCCATGATGCGGTCACTTCGTAG
- a CDS encoding ABC transporter ATP-binding protein — protein MHHVTKRYGQTVAVDELSMTVNPGEIVGLLGRNGAGKTSLFQCIAGISRLDQGSIEVCGHSMQSSSEHAKMKLAYLPDVPEFFDGLTVVQHAMLWAMIYGTSKAEAVAVVKDCGLDDHGHLEPAVLSRGEQQLFLLRLALARKPSVLVLDEPLTGLDPIVIQEVKALVVDAARAGASVLLSSHNLPLVAELCTRVCFLVEGRLMTESDVQTHSVEELESRFLDLHAIRS, from the coding sequence GTGCACCACGTAACCAAGCGCTATGGGCAGACCGTCGCGGTGGACGAGCTGAGCATGACGGTCAACCCCGGGGAGATCGTGGGTCTGCTCGGACGCAATGGCGCAGGCAAGACGTCGCTCTTTCAGTGCATTGCCGGGATATCACGACTGGACCAGGGCAGCATCGAGGTCTGCGGACACAGCATGCAGTCTTCCTCGGAACACGCCAAGATGAAACTGGCCTATCTGCCGGATGTGCCCGAGTTCTTCGATGGGTTGACCGTCGTGCAACACGCAATGCTGTGGGCCATGATCTATGGTACCAGCAAGGCGGAGGCGGTTGCGGTGGTGAAAGACTGCGGGCTGGACGATCACGGTCATCTGGAACCGGCGGTCCTGTCGCGCGGCGAGCAACAGTTGTTCCTGTTGCGATTGGCCCTGGCCCGAAAGCCCAGCGTATTGGTGTTGGATGAACCGCTGACCGGGTTGGATCCCATTGTCATTCAGGAGGTCAAGGCGCTGGTGGTCGACGCGGCGCGAGCAGGAGCCTCAGTGTTACTCAGTTCGCACAATTTGCCATTGGTGGCGGAGCTCTGTACCCGGGTCTGCTTTCTGGTCGAAGGGCGCCTCATGACGGAGTCGGATGTCCAGACCCATTCCGTCGAAGAGCTCGAGAGCCGGTTTCTGGACCTACACGCCATCCGGAGCTAG
- a CDS encoding Ig-like domain-containing protein: MTYERVPALANASASTRLALTLCFAFLFGCESSKSPPTGSDNLDTPIANSIVISPATIAFTAVGSSQQLTATVRDQKGAELSAQVTWMIQNSAIATITSTGVVASVGTGSTTATATVGTITTSVAVSVQQTIALLQSTVPTATLASIGESTQAALIASDANGNRIANPAVTWSSTNIAVATVSATGLITAVANGSSEIRATAEGKTATIAIAVNQRANVLQLTPPRDTLSAVGETSQLTATIRDARGTAMNGTVTWTSGSNTVATVSSMGVVTAVGRGSTTVTAQHGALSAMTQVIVDDFGDLGIGYVHRSPEIDFVRGSANPTREGWPAAGQTVTWEAKIKSTSRFNRTAVPYRWTVDGIQVSAGTIDMPAGAVITIPLLRNWTFSRTKIGFELDPDNSFGETEERNNTIEVFSDALAIGFYVERSVYDYFGENQRKLGVGSNSWEDWAQRHVRFWNTMFENARYPLSPVGVLDRVRIDKITVVPDGALPLVPGGVAGNLPNGNDRTVDLQWGFPASLLQGNMYGNHVGIPGANNQPDNPFYFESSLLHELGHARYLVDVYGFNVKDGAWTPAGIIDKGSNIAIMEAGQFVAGSPYMRIANWEHVYYTPLFNGLMGGDYYTVGEYNAAALNLIAGRRAVLGNANAPGNIGAFLNDLPAQNRLKITDAAGVPIARASVRIYQSTPKANEWYGKYFDNTPDLQLSTDAQGQVLLGRNPFGGSGIVHTYGHSNGVVIIRVEGQGRVGYTFLESAMFNLEYWRGHTALGEYILAVVLR, from the coding sequence ATGACATACGAACGAGTACCAGCGCTGGCGAATGCATCTGCAAGCACAAGGCTGGCCTTGACGCTGTGTTTCGCGTTCCTGTTTGGATGCGAAAGCTCCAAATCGCCACCGACCGGATCAGACAATCTCGATACGCCGATCGCGAATTCGATCGTGATATCCCCAGCAACGATCGCGTTCACCGCTGTTGGTTCGAGTCAACAGTTGACGGCAACCGTCAGGGATCAAAAGGGAGCTGAACTATCGGCCCAGGTGACTTGGATGATTCAGAATAGTGCGATCGCCACAATCACTTCGACCGGCGTGGTCGCGTCGGTAGGCACGGGGAGTACAACGGCTACAGCAACCGTTGGAACGATCACGACTTCCGTTGCTGTGTCTGTCCAGCAGACGATCGCATTACTGCAATCAACCGTACCCACTGCAACTTTGGCATCGATTGGGGAATCGACGCAAGCCGCGCTGATCGCAAGTGATGCGAACGGGAACAGGATTGCCAATCCCGCAGTGACGTGGAGCAGCACCAATATCGCCGTAGCTACTGTTTCGGCGACGGGCCTCATCACCGCAGTTGCAAACGGCAGCTCGGAAATACGGGCAACAGCAGAAGGAAAGACAGCAACCATTGCCATCGCCGTGAATCAACGTGCGAATGTTCTTCAACTTACTCCCCCCAGAGACACTCTCTCTGCCGTCGGGGAGACTTCGCAATTGACCGCGACCATACGGGACGCGCGCGGGACCGCGATGAACGGGACGGTCACGTGGACATCGGGGAGCAACACGGTCGCCACGGTATCCAGTATGGGTGTAGTAACGGCGGTAGGGCGGGGCTCCACGACGGTGACAGCGCAGCACGGAGCATTGTCTGCCATGACTCAAGTCATTGTTGATGATTTCGGGGACCTCGGCATTGGCTATGTCCACCGCTCTCCGGAAATTGACTTCGTCCGGGGAAGTGCAAACCCGACACGGGAAGGGTGGCCGGCTGCCGGTCAGACCGTAACCTGGGAAGCAAAGATCAAGAGTACTTCCCGATTCAACAGGACTGCCGTGCCCTACCGGTGGACTGTTGATGGCATTCAGGTTTCAGCTGGCACCATAGATATGCCAGCAGGTGCTGTCATCACGATTCCTCTGCTTCGGAACTGGACGTTCTCGCGCACCAAGATCGGGTTCGAACTGGACCCTGACAATTCGTTCGGAGAAACTGAAGAACGAAACAACACGATTGAGGTGTTCTCGGATGCGCTGGCGATCGGCTTCTATGTTGAAAGGTCCGTATATGACTATTTCGGGGAGAATCAGCGCAAATTGGGGGTTGGATCGAACTCCTGGGAGGATTGGGCCCAGCGTCATGTTCGGTTTTGGAATACCATGTTCGAGAATGCCCGATACCCACTTAGCCCTGTGGGAGTGCTCGATCGTGTTCGGATCGACAAGATCACCGTAGTGCCGGACGGAGCGCTCCCGTTGGTTCCCGGCGGGGTCGCAGGGAACCTTCCCAACGGCAATGATCGCACCGTTGACCTGCAGTGGGGGTTCCCGGCGTCATTGCTGCAGGGAAACATGTATGGCAACCATGTCGGAATTCCTGGCGCCAACAACCAGCCCGACAATCCGTTCTATTTTGAAAGTTCTCTACTGCACGAGCTTGGACATGCGCGCTACCTCGTCGATGTATACGGCTTCAACGTAAAGGATGGGGCTTGGACTCCAGCTGGAATCATCGACAAGGGATCAAATATTGCGATCATGGAAGCAGGGCAGTTCGTTGCGGGATCTCCCTACATGCGAATCGCAAACTGGGAGCATGTGTACTACACTCCGCTTTTCAATGGCCTAATGGGGGGCGACTACTATACCGTCGGTGAATACAACGCGGCAGCATTGAACCTGATTGCGGGTCGGCGTGCCGTTCTTGGAAATGCCAATGCTCCTGGAAACATTGGAGCATTTCTGAATGACCTTCCTGCCCAGAATAGATTGAAGATTACGGATGCGGCGGGCGTTCCTATTGCCAGGGCATCAGTGCGCATCTATCAATCCACTCCGAAAGCGAATGAGTGGTACGGAAAATACTTCGACAACACACCAGATCTGCAATTGAGTACGGACGCGCAGGGGCAGGTGTTGCTTGGCAGAAACCCTTTTGGAGGATCTGGCATTGTCCACACCTACGGTCACAGCAACGGAGTGGTGATCATCCGTGTGGAAGGGCAGGGTCGAGTTGGATACACATTTCTCGAATCAGCTATGTTCAATTTGGAGTACTGGAGAGGCCATACTGCGCTCGGTGAATACATCCTCGCAGTTGTGCTCAGGTAA
- a CDS encoding Ig-like domain-containing protein, giving the protein MRSFTMAQLVRNWPWALLVFLISCSSPDNRSTNPVRDPVVQVTLSSSASELTVGQTAILTAMITGRTGQVLSDRAVTYRSETPEIAMVSSTGTVAALAVGTARIVATSEGINGGITLTVSAAPIASIVITLPNAVLEVGATAQALAAVRDANGALLSGRPITWRSNNSSVASISASGAITALAIGTTTIAATTENVTGTATLTVTAATLSTFRVRFDPHGLIVGDTLVPLWIAESATTGNRSSFVRFELLRGNSAVSVDSVTGRIVAIAPGSGVVRARVDGNTLDATIEVFPPSPVRFAILWQGTNRPSTRVQAAVERGVRRWERVFIARMHGSAIRHTLPANSCANDQPLDINTQDFVFVIRTGAVVASGASGRPCSTLSNSLPFAGAIMYDDNEFTREVGLDSASLWVVEATAAHEAGHALGIGAFKTNVLSGVPITTPLAPSPSEGVNFFLGAAALRAYKALGANQMTAAVPLSGGGFHWATPPFSGELMGSWSTRGFVRISSVSVGALMDFGWPVSVLLADRYSLGLNAQGQGGDRP; this is encoded by the coding sequence ATGCGATCCTTCACGATGGCCCAATTAGTGCGAAACTGGCCCTGGGCACTTCTGGTGTTTTTGATTTCGTGCAGCTCGCCTGACAATCGTTCAACCAATCCCGTGCGCGATCCAGTCGTTCAGGTAACGCTGTCGTCTTCGGCTTCTGAGCTCACCGTTGGGCAGACTGCAATTTTGACAGCTATGATCACTGGTCGCACGGGTCAGGTGCTCTCGGATCGCGCAGTCACGTATCGCTCGGAAACACCGGAAATTGCTATGGTCAGTTCGACAGGCACCGTTGCTGCACTCGCGGTCGGAACGGCTAGAATTGTTGCAACGAGTGAGGGTATCAACGGTGGGATTACACTGACGGTCTCCGCTGCACCAATCGCCAGTATTGTCATCACGCTACCGAACGCCGTGCTCGAGGTCGGTGCGACAGCGCAAGCATTGGCCGCGGTGCGTGATGCAAACGGTGCGCTGCTTTCCGGTCGACCGATCACATGGCGCAGCAACAATTCATCTGTGGCGTCGATTAGTGCGAGCGGCGCAATCACCGCCCTCGCCATCGGTACCACCACGATTGCTGCGACGACAGAAAACGTGACGGGAACCGCCACACTTACTGTGACTGCTGCCACATTGAGTACATTCCGCGTGCGATTTGATCCTCATGGGCTCATAGTTGGAGACACGCTCGTCCCACTTTGGATTGCGGAGTCTGCCACGACAGGAAATCGATCGAGCTTCGTGCGATTTGAGCTGCTTCGCGGAAATTCCGCCGTGAGCGTTGATAGCGTGACAGGTCGTATTGTCGCAATTGCGCCGGGCAGCGGAGTGGTGCGTGCGCGTGTCGATGGCAACACACTTGATGCGACGATCGAAGTTTTTCCACCATCGCCAGTACGGTTCGCCATTTTGTGGCAAGGGACGAATCGCCCTTCGACTCGCGTACAGGCTGCCGTTGAGCGCGGTGTGCGACGTTGGGAGCGTGTGTTCATTGCTCGAATGCATGGGTCAGCGATTCGCCATACGCTTCCTGCGAACAGCTGCGCCAACGATCAGCCCCTTGACATCAATACCCAGGATTTCGTTTTCGTCATTCGTACTGGTGCTGTGGTGGCATCGGGCGCATCCGGTAGACCTTGTTCCACATTGAGCAACTCATTGCCATTTGCAGGCGCCATCATGTACGACGACAATGAATTCACCCGAGAGGTCGGGCTTGATTCTGCCTCTTTGTGGGTCGTAGAAGCGACGGCTGCCCACGAAGCCGGACATGCGCTTGGAATTGGTGCATTCAAGACAAATGTCCTCTCTGGTGTGCCGATCACGACACCGTTAGCGCCATCACCCAGTGAGGGGGTGAACTTCTTTTTGGGTGCTGCCGCGCTGAGAGCGTACAAAGCCCTTGGGGCCAATCAGATGACCGCCGCCGTGCCTTTGTCCGGCGGTGGCTTTCATTGGGCAACCCCACCATTTTCCGGCGAACTTATGGGCTCGTGGTCAACGCGTGGTTTCGTGCGGATATCCTCAGTTTCAGTGGGAGCATTGATGGACTTCGGCTGGCCAGTCAGCGTACTGCTCGCTGACCGTTACTCACTTGGACTCAATGCACAAGGTCAAGGTGGCGACCGCCCGTAG
- a CDS encoding DUF4760 domain-containing protein encodes MNNWRNELLRNRGGNLEVLFLTTNIPSNEPTLRYVRLELPRLESLSHAMDFMSKSNSPDMVRALRIAADLRRETHGRDRNEFVKAVKASSERTEALIMILNHLEHLGITVRLQAATEEPLKEYYGVPVRRAWHLYGAWIAFKRVEVQTADLYSEVEFFAKRWVKK; translated from the coding sequence GTGAACAACTGGCGCAATGAGCTGTTGAGGAACCGAGGCGGAAACCTCGAGGTGCTATTCCTGACCACCAACATTCCGAGCAATGAACCAACCCTCCGATACGTTCGGCTTGAACTTCCGCGTTTGGAAAGTCTTTCACACGCCATGGATTTCATGTCGAAGTCAAATTCGCCTGACATGGTGCGTGCGCTGCGCATTGCCGCCGATCTTCGGCGCGAGACCCATGGAAGAGATAGAAATGAATTCGTGAAGGCCGTCAAGGCATCGAGTGAGCGGACGGAAGCACTGATCATGATCTTGAATCACTTGGAACATCTCGGGATCACCGTGCGTCTTCAGGCCGCAACCGAGGAGCCGCTGAAAGAGTACTACGGCGTGCCAGTTCGTCGTGCTTGGCATCTGTATGGTGCATGGATCGCATTCAAGAGAGTTGAGGTTCAGACGGCCGATCTCTACTCTGAAGTAGAGTTTTTTGCAAAACGTTGGGTGAAGAAATAG
- a CDS encoding VOC family protein — MELAIAVLPADDLREARAFYVDGLGFTVRFEASEDGRTGLLGLARGSMWVTIDAPMAGHGRHACVSLQVESADRYYEEWQARVTIPHPPREEPWGARTFSVHDPAGNTIFVIGPPT, encoded by the coding sequence ATGGAACTCGCGATTGCGGTTCTGCCGGCGGATGATTTGCGGGAGGCCCGCGCGTTTTATGTCGACGGGCTCGGTTTCACCGTGCGCTTCGAGGCGAGCGAGGACGGCCGAACGGGGCTGCTCGGGCTGGCGCGCGGTTCGATGTGGGTGACGATCGACGCGCCGATGGCAGGCCATGGCCGCCACGCCTGCGTGTCACTCCAGGTGGAGAGCGCCGATCGGTACTACGAAGAGTGGCAGGCACGGGTCACCATTCCGCATCCACCACGTGAGGAGCCGTGGGGGGCGCGCACCTTCAGTGTGCACGATCCGGCGGGCAACACGATCTTTGTGATCGGTCCGCCAACGTGA
- the lepB gene encoding signal peptidase I, translating to MMSRSHGWVAALLSVLMPGLGHLYAGRALRAIAAFILLQVLGFGLVYLTLVASTAPLRVVLIVLLLAGFLAVVLDAARVARRDTSEPRRRVQRWYVLLPVCLGVGFIVQPWIFGLTKRHIVEAHRFPGGSMAPTILPGDYLLSSPRAPNPVTRGELVVYQASGQRNIHRVVGLPGDTISMRDFQFIVNGTLAHEPYAHAEDGSGSLTDPQFEWQRGHLRDRTDAAGYQATYGTWGPLVVPDGAYFVLGDDRANSFDSRYRGFIATDALVGRPVWIYFSRDPDTGIIRWSRIGLGVGA from the coding sequence ATGATGTCGCGTTCCCACGGTTGGGTCGCCGCGCTGCTGAGTGTCCTGATGCCCGGCCTCGGACACCTGTATGCCGGACGGGCGCTGCGTGCAATCGCCGCGTTCATATTGTTGCAGGTGTTGGGCTTCGGGCTGGTGTACCTGACGTTGGTGGCCTCGACCGCACCGCTCCGCGTCGTGCTCATCGTCCTGCTGCTTGCCGGTTTCCTCGCGGTTGTGCTCGACGCCGCACGCGTCGCTCGGCGTGACACATCGGAGCCTCGCCGCAGGGTGCAACGGTGGTACGTCCTGCTGCCGGTCTGCCTTGGTGTCGGTTTCATCGTGCAACCCTGGATCTTCGGTCTCACGAAGCGCCACATCGTGGAAGCCCACCGGTTTCCCGGTGGTTCGATGGCGCCGACGATCTTGCCGGGTGACTACCTGCTTTCATCGCCACGCGCGCCGAATCCGGTGACGCGTGGCGAGCTGGTCGTATACCAGGCCAGCGGCCAGCGGAACATTCACCGCGTGGTCGGGCTGCCGGGCGACACCATCAGCATGCGCGATTTCCAGTTCATTGTGAACGGTACGCTGGCGCACGAACCCTACGCGCATGCCGAAGATGGGAGTGGCAGCCTGACCGATCCACAATTCGAGTGGCAGCGTGGTCACCTACGTGATCGCACAGACGCTGCAGGCTATCAGGCGACGTACGGTACCTGGGGTCCCTTGGTAGTACCGGACGGCGCGTACTTCGTCCTTGGGGACGATAGAGCGAACAGCTTCGACAGCCGCTATCGTGGATTCATCGCCACTGATGCGCTCGTTGGTCGCCCGGTCTGGATCTACTTTTCGCGTGACCCCGACACCGGTATCATCCGGTGGTCCCGCATCGGTCTGGGGGTGGGCGCCTGA
- a CDS encoding DMT family transporter, translated as MADSHTSQYTAEQGAASASLAAAVACICFGASVVATRYVVPQTTPVVLAFLRYVIASACMFALLRGRALVAMPGRDRAQIALLGALFFGLFPWSFSASLTHLPAATVALIVATNPLVTLALSVLRGTERLSARMVIGQLLALAGIVLAIDPARATAAQSTSGTNYWIGYVLAFTTVICGSIYNVWSRPLLLRYSSALVTTWAMVAGVLLLAPLALLQGLGTHTRTISLNGWLAVLFLGTLGGAVGFGLWSYALRRSTPSRVAVFLALNPISAIALGVFLLGEPITMRLILALVAVLAGINLATRMPVTSTER; from the coding sequence TTGGCCGATAGCCACACAAGCCAGTACACCGCAGAGCAGGGTGCCGCTTCGGCGTCCCTCGCCGCTGCCGTTGCCTGCATCTGCTTCGGCGCTTCCGTCGTCGCCACGCGCTATGTCGTACCCCAAACGACACCAGTGGTGCTGGCCTTCCTGCGATACGTCATCGCCAGTGCGTGCATGTTCGCGCTGTTGCGAGGCCGCGCGCTGGTAGCGATGCCAGGGCGCGACCGCGCGCAGATTGCACTGCTCGGCGCGCTCTTTTTTGGGCTCTTCCCCTGGAGCTTCAGCGCGTCGCTGACGCACCTGCCAGCGGCCACCGTGGCGCTCATCGTCGCTACGAACCCGCTGGTGACACTCGCACTCTCCGTACTACGTGGCACCGAACGCCTGTCCGCGCGCATGGTCATCGGACAACTGCTCGCGCTCGCCGGCATCGTGCTCGCCATTGATCCCGCGCGTGCGACCGCGGCACAGAGCACATCGGGCACCAACTACTGGATCGGTTACGTGCTGGCATTCACCACGGTGATCTGCGGCTCGATTTACAATGTGTGGTCACGACCTTTGCTGCTGCGATATTCATCGGCTTTGGTCACGACATGGGCGATGGTCGCCGGTGTGCTCTTGCTCGCCCCACTGGCACTGCTGCAGGGACTCGGTACACACACGCGCACGATTTCGCTCAACGGTTGGTTGGCCGTGCTCTTTCTCGGCACACTGGGCGGCGCCGTGGGATTTGGTCTCTGGAGTTACGCACTGCGTCGATCCACACCTTCACGGGTGGCGGTGTTCCTCGCACTCAATCCGATTTCTGCCATCGCACTGGGCGTATTCCTGCTCGGTGAGCCGATCACCATGCGCCTGATTCTGGCGCTCGTGGCGGTATTGGCCGGCATCAATCTCGCGACACGCATGCCGGTCACATCGACTGAACGCTGA
- a CDS encoding diacylglycerol/lipid kinase family protein has protein sequence MSKANAVPPAAPSGSQRPAFDVAAPLQFVLNGKAGNSDTDATQEAIRSALDAAGRTGRIWLAGPGELERVARDATAQAQREHCAVVAVGGDGTINTVAQLAHTTGCPMGVIPEGTFNFFAREHGAPTEIADALPWLLAGRPEPVQASAINERLFLVNASLGVYPELLEDRERWQARFGRSRVISLGAAAGTLLRAQAPLRLRVAWEAKQRELRTLTLFVGNNRLQLEKLGLGDADATEDKAAHLTAVILKPIGSMAMVGLMLRGAMGQLGDADGVDHFPCEELVIRPASALGRRTVKVAFDGEVAWMRAPIVIRVLPEPLWLLKTPSASRDL, from the coding sequence ATGTCAAAAGCGAACGCCGTCCCGCCGGCGGCGCCGTCAGGGTCACAGCGCCCTGCCTTCGATGTTGCGGCGCCGTTGCAGTTCGTCCTCAACGGCAAGGCAGGTAATTCCGACACCGACGCGACCCAGGAGGCCATCAGGTCGGCGCTGGATGCCGCCGGTCGTACCGGGCGCATTTGGTTGGCCGGGCCGGGGGAACTTGAGCGGGTCGCACGCGATGCCACCGCGCAGGCACAACGGGAACACTGCGCGGTGGTGGCGGTGGGCGGCGACGGCACGATCAACACGGTGGCGCAGCTCGCACACACCACCGGTTGCCCGATGGGGGTGATTCCCGAGGGCACCTTCAACTTCTTCGCGCGCGAACATGGCGCGCCCACGGAGATCGCCGACGCGTTGCCCTGGCTACTCGCGGGGCGCCCGGAGCCGGTTCAGGCTTCGGCGATCAATGAACGGCTTTTCCTCGTCAATGCCAGTCTTGGCGTGTATCCGGAACTGCTGGAAGATCGCGAGCGCTGGCAGGCCCGGTTCGGCCGCAGTCGTGTGATCTCATTGGGCGCGGCCGCTGGCACACTGCTCCGCGCGCAGGCCCCGTTGCGTCTGCGTGTGGCGTGGGAGGCGAAACAGCGCGAGCTGCGCACGCTCACGCTGTTCGTCGGCAACAATCGTCTGCAGCTCGAAAAGCTCGGTCTCGGAGACGCCGATGCAACCGAAGACAAGGCGGCTCACCTGACCGCCGTGATCCTCAAGCCCATCGGATCCATGGCCATGGTGGGACTCATGCTCCGCGGCGCGATGGGGCAGTTGGGCGATGCGGACGGCGTCGATCACTTCCCCTGTGAGGAGCTCGTGATTCGCCCCGCCTCCGCTCTTGGCCGACGCACGGTGAAGGTGGCGTTCGACGGTGAGGTAGCGTGGATGCGAGCGCCCATTGTGATCCGCGTGTTGCCAGAGCCGCTGTGGCTGCTCAAGACACCGTCGGCATCCCGCGATCTGTAG